GTTTAAAAACCACGTTGCAAACACTCTATGATCGCTATCACTTGCCGATCATTATTACCGAAAATGGTTTAGGAGCAAAAGATGAATTAACAGCAGATGGTAAAATTCACGATCCTTACCGTATCAACTATTTAGAGCAACATATTGCTCAATGCTTACAAGCCATTGAAGCAGGTGTTGACTTGATTGGATACAGCCCGTGGTCAGCAATCGACTTGATCAGTGTTCATGAAGGTATCAGCAAGCGTTATGGATTTATTTATGTAGATCGCACAGAGCAAGATGAAAAAGAACTCGCTCGTTATAAAAAAGATAGTTTTTATTGGTACCAATCCTTGATCAAAACGAATCAACTGCCCTCTTAAAGAAAGGAGAAAAAAATGAATAAAGTATTTACTTTTTTAGAAACAAAATTGATGCCGCCTTTGAATAAAGTTGCGAACTTGCACTTTATTCGAGCGATTATGCAAGCCGGGATCATTACGGTACCGTTTACGATCGTCGGATCGATTTTCCTGATCATCAATAATTTACCGCAGATTATTCCACCGTTAGCACCATTTTTTGAAAATACTATTTTGAAATTTGCTCCGATTTATAGTGTGGCTACCACCATGTCGATCGGCTCGATCGCCATTTTTTACTGTTTGGCGACTGCTTATTATTTAACCGATATTTATCGGAAAGAAGAAAGTGAGGGGCTGAGTAGCTTTGTTGGGGCTATTTTAGGATTGTTTGCCTTTTTGATGACGATTGTACAAACAGACATCGTTGATGGCGGTGCCCAGCTGATTCAATCAGAAAGTGAAACATCGATTGTTTATAATGGGATCGCAATTGGTGGTTGGGTCACTCGTTTTAGTGGTGTTGGGATTTTTATCGGGATTATCACAGCTGTAATTGCGACTCAAATTTATCGTTGGTGTGTGAAAAAGAAGATTACCATTCGAATGCCTGAAGGGGTTCCTGATGGTGTAAGTAAAGCTTTTGCTTCATTGATTCCTGCTATTTTTATTGCGTTTGTGATGTTATTTATCAATACAATTTTAGCGGTGTTCCATACTGATTTACATGGATTATTGTCAAAACCATTTGAGTTCGTTAAAGATCTAACGGGCTCTTGGTTAGGAATCATTGTGATTATGCTATTGATTCATCTGCTGTGGGCTGTTGGGGTCCATGGAACTGCCGTTATTAAAAATAGTTTTATCAATCCAATTTTATTAGTTGCATTGACTGAAAATGTGAATGGCGGAACCAATATTTTTGCTGGAGATTTTATTAATATGTATATCTTTATCGGTGGCGCTGG
This genomic stretch from Enterococcus haemoperoxidus ATCC BAA-382 harbors:
- the celB gene encoding PTS cellobiose transporter subunit IIC, which translates into the protein MNKVFTFLETKLMPPLNKVANLHFIRAIMQAGIITVPFTIVGSIFLIINNLPQIIPPLAPFFENTILKFAPIYSVATTMSIGSIAIFYCLATAYYLTDIYRKEESEGLSSFVGAILGLFAFLMTIVQTDIVDGGAQLIQSESETSIVYNGIAIGGWVTRFSGVGIFIGIITAVIATQIYRWCVKKKITIRMPEGVPDGVSKAFASLIPAIFIAFVMLFINTILAVFHTDLHGLLSKPFEFVKDLTGSWLGIIVIMLLIHLLWAVGVHGTAVIKNSFINPILLVALTENVNGGTNIFAGDFINMYIFIGGAGSTLGLVLLMIFVAKSDQLKVLGKAAVLPGLFNINEPVIFGAPIVYNPYLIIPFIVTPLINVTIAYFASSVGFVNKVTTGIPWISPVGIGAFLGTGGDFRAVLIALINLAVSIVCYYPFFKMYDGKLYGEQIASLDKG